The following coding sequences are from one Lolium rigidum isolate FL_2022 chromosome 6, APGP_CSIRO_Lrig_0.1, whole genome shotgun sequence window:
- the LOC124667975 gene encoding probable pectinesterase/pectinesterase inhibitor 51 — translation MPPPLRLLVLLFLFHLPFSISSHHSHRAPPPSGRPTPPAASYAAPLPVLLACNATRFRPALRARIPPAASTARAVLASSSNVNLSGAATNCLTLLALSSHRLSPPPSPPALHPASAALLHLYDCWSAYKYVNFTRTISDAMAYLNDTITISSNYISMLAALQRYGDDTSRWAPPQTERDGYWPPPAADGADVDALGVPKGLPANATAVAAAPDGGEAQFVVHVKEGVYKETVSVAWEKANLVLVGDGMGKTVITGDLNADTPGVSTFNTATVGVLADGFMARDLTIENTAGPDAHQAVAFRSTGDRTVLDTVELLGHQDTLYVHAMRQFYTRCRVSGTVDFIFGNSATVLHDSAIIVLPRQLHPEKGENNALTAQGRTDPAQPTGIVLRGCVVNGSEEYMAMYRQKPDKHRVYLGRPWKEYSRTVFVGCTMAEIVQPQGWMPWSGDFALKTLYYGEYDSAGPGGGDRSGSRVAWSSQVPKEHVDVYSVASFIQGHQWIPKV, via the exons ATGCCTCCTCCCCttcgcctcctcgtcctcctcttcctcttccaccTCCCCTTCTCCATCTCTTCCCACCACAGCCACCGCGCCCCGCCGCCGTCCGGGAGGCCAACTCCTCCCGCCGCCTCCTACGCGGCGCCGCTCCCGGTCCTCCTCGCCTGCAACGCCACCCGCTTCCGGC CCGCGCTCCGCGCCCGCATCccgcccgccgcctccaccgcgCGCGCCGTCCTCGCCTCCTCCTCCAACGTCAACCTCTCCGGCGCCGCCACCAACTGCCTCACCCTCCTCGCCCTCTCCTCCCACCGCCTCTCCCCGCCGCCGTCCCCGCCGGCGCTCCAccccgcctccgccgcgctgCTCCACCTCTACGACTGCTGGTCCGCCTACAAGTACGTCAACTTCACCAGGACCATCTCGGACGCCATGGCGTACCTCAACGACACAATCACCATCAGCAGCAACTACATCTCCATGCTCGCCGCCCTGCAGCGGTACGGCGACGACACGTCCCGCTGGGCGCCGCCGCAGACGGAGCGCGACGGGTACTGGCCGCCGCCCGCGGCCGATGGGGCCGACGTGGACGCGCTCGGCGTGCCCAAGGGCCTCCCGGCGAACGCCACG GCGGTTGCCGCGGCGCCGGACGGCGGGGAAGCGCAGTTCGTGGTGCACGTGAAGGAGGGGGTGTACAAGGAGACGGTGAGCGTGGCGTGGGAGAAGGCCAACCTGGTGCTCGTCGGCGATGGCATGGGGAAGACGGTCATCACCGGCGACCTCAACGCCGACACGCCCGGTGTCTCAACGTTCAACACGGCCACCGTAG GCGTGCTTGCCGATGGTTTCATGGCGCGGGACCTGACGATCGAGAACACGGCGGGGCCGGACGCGCACCAGGCGGTGGCATTCCGCTCGACGGGCGACCGCACGGTGCTGGACACGGTGGAGCTGCTGGGCCACCAGGACACCCTTTACGTGCACGCGATGCGGCAGTTCTACACCCGGTGCCGCGTCTCCGGCACGGTGGACTTCATCTTCGGCAACTCCGCCACCGTGCTCCACGACAGCGCCATCATCGTCCTGCCCCGGCAGCTCCACCCGGAGAAGGGCGAGAACAACGCGCTCACAGCGCAGGGCCGCACCGACCCGGCGCAGCCGACGGGGATCGTGCTCCGCGGGTGCGTCGTCAACGGCAGCGAGGAGTACATGGCGATGTACCGGCAGAAGCCCGACAAGCACCGCGTGTACCTGGGACGGCCATGGAAGGAGTACTCCAGGACGGTGTTCGTTGGGTGTACAATGGCGGAGATCGTACAGCCGCAGGGGTGGATGCCGTGGAGCGGCGACTTCGCGCTCAAGACGCTCTACTACGGCGAGTATGACAGTGCCGGGCCTGGAGGTGGTGACCGGAGCGGCAGCAGGGTGGCGTGGAGCAGCCAGGTGCCCAAGGAGCACGTCGACGTCTACAGCGTCGCCAGCTTCATACAGGGACACCAGTGGATACCGAAAGTGTAG